In Dysgonomonadaceae bacterium zrk40, one genomic interval encodes:
- a CDS encoding DUF1080 domain-containing protein, producing the protein MNKGKPFIRILIVISPVLVVIILIALSQIVKTTPETESLPPDNEGFIPIFDGKTLNDWEGDSTYWWVEDGSLVGEILPSTILDRNTFIIWKGGTPGDFELKLSFRISANGNSGINYRSEEVKGLPFALRGYQYDIDGQNHYTGQNYEERKRTTLAYRGQIVTVQSPADTAAANLQQNNIEQNAWKNVQVTGSLGNPDSLATHIRRDDWNECHLIVRGNRMQHYINDILMSDVTDNDTLHRSLSRLIGVQVHVGPPMKVEYRDIRIKELN; encoded by the coding sequence ATGAACAAAGGCAAACCATTCATCCGCATTCTTATCGTCATTTCTCCGGTACTAGTGGTGATTATCCTGATCGCTCTCTCTCAGATAGTGAAAACAACCCCTGAGACTGAGTCTCTTCCACCCGATAATGAGGGTTTTATACCGATATTTGACGGGAAGACACTCAATGACTGGGAAGGTGATTCCACCTACTGGTGGGTGGAGGATGGATCGCTTGTGGGAGAGATTTTGCCGTCGACGATTCTTGACCGCAACACCTTTATCATATGGAAGGGAGGGACACCCGGTGATTTTGAATTAAAACTGTCGTTCCGGATCTCGGCGAACGGCAACAGCGGCATTAACTACCGAAGTGAGGAGGTGAAGGGACTCCCATTTGCGCTGAGAGGCTACCAGTACGATATCGACGGACAGAACCATTACACCGGGCAGAACTACGAAGAACGGAAACGTACTACGCTGGCTTACCGTGGACAGATTGTCACCGTTCAATCTCCTGCAGACACGGCAGCTGCAAATCTGCAGCAAAATAATATAGAACAAAATGCATGGAAGAACGTGCAGGTGACCGGATCATTGGGTAACCCCGATTCACTCGCTACACATATCCGGCGTGACGACTGGAATGAATGCCATCTAATCGTCAGGGGTAACCGGATGCAACATTATATCAACGATATCCTGATGAGTGATGTGACCGACAATGACACCCTTCACCGCAGCCTTTCCCGCCTGATAGGAGTGCAGGTACATGTGGGTCCTCCTATGAAGGTGGAGTACCGGGATATACGCATCAAAGAACTTAATTAG
- a CDS encoding ABC transporter permease: MKLFVTSFHVLSRYRLFSIVNIIGLAISLACLILIAQYVIGEKTVSHFATDIDRTYIMTMEEVDGKSWFWGIIDKTDPLDGKLLSNPFVECHTTFRSFAEDHIDKENSQFMIRSLATDSLFFKILPYPVVSGTHRMNRPNEALITERLAERLFGEGNPLGEKIIHSTGRALTIVGVMGESSSKSFLNFDLLIHEDIAGMRGIPYDLVLLRRGADPAVINNHHRKFRESGQFASKTARFQLFPLKDFYFDERHNFPPDINLSATVSTFEQGNRLAVDLLSVTGFLILLIGIFNYIHLFAAILSKRGREFGLKKFFGASQGQIFGQIYMENLSMTLIALFLALFLTEVAAKMLSGWLDPSFKIDPAFIVLFSVIVLGILPLILSIHPLFRVRSSKSYASPHSTDSGKGRSPLRWMFLFMQYVVTFALLISAFYFVKQLRFMLHTDHGYQTENVIMCRMMHRDFSGMGNNGYATKMQLIDENVARIEQKMNQSVLFSDWLFGKPVYDLEATVPFRRSDGDEFENIKLVGMSPAYMQMFGFELIEGRLWDSTDIHNPERLILNEAARDLFHITDIQKERIMPERSLTGDAIIQSYGIAGIIRNFQTGHLSKATTPIAIYYIEQGHHYDYLMVRFIPGRKDEAVTFLKNLYREINGNRSFTYSTLDDKIAELYEEDRRASNVNNLFALLAVVISCMGLFAISLFDMQQRKREIALRKINGASAKDVMLLLLKKYISLIGISFAVAAPLSYWFIGRYMEHFAHATPISCWLFVLAAIIVTVLSLSTLTWQIQQAMRTDPSAVLKEG, translated from the coding sequence ATGAAATTATTCGTCACATCATTTCACGTACTGTCCAGGTACCGGTTGTTTTCGATAGTCAATATAATAGGACTGGCAATCAGCCTTGCTTGTCTGATCCTGATTGCGCAATATGTAATCGGAGAGAAAACAGTCAGTCACTTCGCCACGGATATTGACAGAACCTATATCATGACCATGGAAGAGGTGGATGGCAAATCATGGTTCTGGGGAATAATCGACAAAACAGATCCGCTTGACGGTAAGCTGTTGAGCAATCCGTTTGTGGAGTGCCATACCACATTCCGGAGCTTTGCAGAAGATCATATCGACAAAGAAAATAGCCAATTTATGATACGATCGCTTGCGACTGACAGCCTGTTTTTTAAGATTCTACCCTATCCTGTTGTTTCGGGCACCCACCGGATGAACAGACCCAATGAAGCACTTATCACGGAACGATTGGCAGAGAGATTATTTGGGGAGGGAAATCCCTTGGGTGAGAAAATCATCCATTCCACCGGGAGAGCGTTGACGATCGTCGGGGTAATGGGTGAATCATCATCCAAATCATTTCTCAACTTCGATTTATTGATTCACGAAGATATCGCGGGCATGAGAGGAATACCCTACGACCTGGTATTGTTGCGACGCGGTGCGGATCCGGCAGTGATCAACAATCACCACCGGAAATTCAGGGAATCAGGTCAGTTTGCATCTAAAACTGCACGGTTTCAACTTTTCCCACTGAAGGATTTTTATTTTGATGAGAGACATAATTTCCCTCCTGACATCAACCTGAGTGCAACAGTATCGACTTTCGAGCAGGGAAACAGGCTTGCCGTCGATCTTTTGTCGGTAACCGGATTCCTGATATTATTGATCGGTATTTTCAATTATATCCATCTGTTTGCTGCCATTCTTTCCAAAAGGGGCAGAGAGTTCGGTCTGAAGAAGTTCTTCGGGGCAAGTCAAGGGCAAATTTTCGGGCAGATCTATATGGAAAACCTTTCAATGACCCTGATTGCTCTATTTCTTGCTCTGTTTCTCACAGAAGTAGCAGCAAAAATGCTATCCGGATGGTTGGATCCCTCATTTAAAATTGATCCGGCATTTATTGTTCTTTTCTCCGTAATTGTGTTGGGTATTCTTCCATTGATATTATCCATTCATCCATTGTTCAGGGTCCGCTCATCCAAATCCTACGCATCGCCGCATTCAACAGACTCAGGTAAAGGGAGATCCCCATTGAGGTGGATGTTCCTGTTCATGCAATATGTGGTTACCTTTGCATTGCTGATCTCAGCGTTCTACTTTGTGAAACAGCTCAGATTTATGTTGCACACAGACCATGGGTATCAAACCGAGAACGTGATCATGTGCCGAATGATGCATCGGGATTTCAGTGGGATGGGCAATAATGGTTATGCAACGAAAATGCAGTTGATAGATGAGAATGTGGCCAGGATAGAACAAAAAATGAATCAATCAGTGCTCTTTTCTGATTGGCTGTTCGGGAAGCCGGTGTATGATTTGGAAGCCACTGTTCCTTTCCGGCGAAGTGATGGAGATGAATTTGAAAATATCAAACTGGTGGGAATGTCGCCAGCCTATATGCAAATGTTTGGGTTTGAGCTGATCGAAGGAAGATTATGGGACTCTACTGATATTCATAATCCTGAGAGATTAATCCTGAATGAAGCAGCTCGTGATCTGTTTCATATCACAGATATCCAAAAGGAGCGTATCATGCCTGAAAGATCACTTACGGGAGATGCAATCATTCAGTCTTACGGAATTGCAGGAATCATCCGAAACTTTCAAACCGGTCATTTATCAAAGGCCACAACTCCCATTGCGATATACTACATTGAACAGGGACATCATTACGATTACCTGATGGTAAGATTTATCCCTGGACGTAAAGATGAAGCTGTGACTTTTTTAAAGAACCTGTACCGGGAGATTAACGGGAACAGGAGTTTTACTTATAGTACACTGGATGACAAGATCGCTGAATTGTATGAGGAAGACCGACGCGCGAGCAATGTAAATAATCTGTTTGCACTGTTGGCGGTAGTTATTTCTTGTATGGGTCTTTTTGCAATTTCGCTGTTTGACATGCAACAACGAAAACGGGAAATTGCGCTGCGTAAGATCAATGGTGCTTCTGCGAAGGATGTCATGCTGCTGCTGTTGAAGAAATATATTAGTTTGATAGGCATATCGTTTGCTGTGGCTGCTCCCCTCTCCTATTGGTTCATCGGCAGGTATATGGAACACTTCGCTCATGCAACCCCCATCTCCTGTTGGTTGTTTGTCCTGGCTGCCATCATTGTTACTGTACTTTCATTATCAACATTAACGTGGCAGATACAACAAGCCATGCGAACAGATCCGTCAGCTGTGCTGAAAGAAGGATAG